One Coffea eugenioides isolate CCC68of unplaced genomic scaffold, Ceug_1.0 ScVebR1_2894;HRSCAF=4013, whole genome shotgun sequence genomic window, TGCCTCCCCCGGTATACGAAATTCCACTACTTTCCTCTTACAATCAAGTTGTGCATCGTACttagctagccaatccatacccaatataacgtcgtaccccttaatagctaaacTTATAAGATTTCCCAAAagcttcctctctcctacccaaatttcacaatttgAATACATCAATCCAGTAATCAAACGTTGGtcccccgtaggagtactaacctctaagtcataaggCAAGCTAACAGGGGTTATGTCAATGCCGCACATAAAAttggggttaacaaaggaatgggtagcgccagggtctatcaaaatcctagctagacgatggaaaacagggatcgtaccttctacaaccCCAGAGGAATCAGGGACTTGTTGTTGCTCAAGGGAGTAAACCCGAGCTGGCACCTTTGGCTTTGTCCCTTCTACCTTGGACTGTCCCGAGTTAGCCTTCGACGACTGGGTAGTTACTCTAGCCTCCCGAGGTAACACCGGACAGTTAGCTATTTGGTGCTCCGCACTCCCGCAGCGCaagcatttcctttctttcctccaacaattgtcctcggtgtggtttggtttcccacaaaatccacagggTCCACGTGCAACTGAGGCCGAACTTCCTTGTGAAGCGCTTCTTTGCGGGCCCCGTCCATTGTGACCACCCCTCGGCGGAGTCCCTCGCGTCATTCCCGGTTGCCTTCCTCCTCCGGCTCCTCTTCCCAACTTAGGAGGGGTCCCTTTATCCCCTTGGTTCGAACTACTCGCAGAGAACCCCCGTTTTTTCACCTGAAAATTCCTTACTTGGAGCCTTGCATTTTCAACTCGCAAAGCTTTCTCCACAGCGTCACTAAAGATATTGatctgggctaccgccagatccttttggatttccacattgagcccttgaatAAAACGTCTaactctcctttgctccgtTAGAATGAGTTCAGGGGCAAACTTAGATAAAcgagtaaactggctctcgtactcagcCACCGATTGAGTCCCCTGGCGGAGtctaatgaactcgtcctccttcttttcctggactagaggaggaaaGTATTTCGCATTGAAGTCCCTCACAAAGTTTACCCATGTTCTTGGGGTTTGTTCCCGGTCCCACTTCATtcgtatcacgttccaccaagaacgcgCAGCCCCTTCCAGTTGGAATACAGCGAAAGTAACCTGTCTCTCTTCTGAATAGTGtagggcggcaaaaatatctatcattttctctaaccatttttcggccacgtccggatctggccctcccagaaattttggcggagaaaacttctgaaatctctctagGGCCCGATCTTCACTCTCTACTACATGGCCAGGGTTCCCAGGTTGCTGGATAGGAGGTTGGCCCTGCTGTTGAACTACGTGGGCTAACAggtcagtcatttgctgcatagcagcggctatctgggcattagggtcaaccctaggttcagggtttggttcagtTGAGGTATCCCTAATACCCTCGTCAGTTGTGGGTTGCCTAACCCCGCGGccacggcctcgtccactacgagtgccttccattctCTAAGTCAATCTAAAGGCGAGGcacaaaaataatattaaaaggGCATATCAAGATCATCATATAAGCATGAACGAAAGGCAAAAGTAAACACCACATAAGGCATGTATACACATAGCACATTTATACATGAAACACATAACTGTGTCAAACAGTCGTACATAAGCAGTCaagcaaatatatacaaaagtacTCCCGTGAAGCCAAAAGAGGGTCTGCCAAAATACAATGTACAACCtaggtcccaaaagtacaaaaCAACTAACCAAAAGGTTTTCCTAGGTATCCCTCACACGGGATCAAACAAGGCTcaaaaaaccctaatctagtccTCGACGGAGCCAACCGACTCCCCCCCAGAGCTAGAGCTAGGGGCGCCTCCCTGACCTGGAGCTCCGCCACCTGGAACTCCCCCTGGcgcattggcgccaatcacTCCCTGGATGAGTGCCCCACACTCATCGATAATAGCGCCGGACCGGTCTCTCACCTCCCGGACTACCCTAGTGAGGCGGTCGTTAACCACCTGCAACTGCTCTCTCAGAGCGTCCGTCCTCTCCTGCTCCATGACCACGTTCCCCTGGAGCTCCCCAATCCTATCGGCCTGCATCCGCATGATGCCCCTAAGCCTAAGGGTCTCAGTGCGCTCCCTGGCGGCGGCACATCTAAGCCTCCGTCGCTCAGCAAGCACTGCCACAACCACGTGGTCCGCGTAAGAGTAAAACTGGCAACGCCTACAGCGGCGGGTCCGGCTAGCGGTATACCACAGCCGGATCGGACCTCCTGGCCTCTCCTGGAAGTCGATAACCCGTGGGCGCCTCTGAGGTGGCTCGTCTCCGCCCGCTCCACTCGTGCCAGCCATAACCTACAAAGATAACAAAGGTTTATAGCTTAGTCAATATATTCACACTTAATGGTGTCTAAACACAATCCCCAAGAGTTCTAAGAAACAGGTTTCAGGTTCGCCCAGgttatttctaacctaggctctgataccacttgtgacagccccacctccccctaaggcataccaaaggagttagcggactgcctgcccagctctcgccaggactactaaaatGTCAAATCCTCGCTCAAGTCGTTCGGGAAAACTATTAGCGCGCTTAGCCAACCCAACAATCGTAAAACGGAAAACAAAAGTCAAAACGTAGGGTGAATAGTGATAGCCACGTCATCATCCGCCAAGACCCAATCGAATACAGGTAATCCAACAATCACTGAAAAgaatatatacaagccaaatataaTACATTGGACAAGAGTACACTCACTATTACAAACCACATTCGTatgtttacaagccaaaaggaagtattgaatccaagtacaattaaggttccaactattgaggagctatacaaaatctcttgactagctctactcaactcattcttcaaaatcaaaagtccaaaagatacttccctgtaaggaaaacaaaatttacggagtgagctttcgcccaatgaggtactatCACGTACATATACCAAGAGCACGTAAACACAAGAaatattcaatccaaatacGCATGTCAAGTAAGTAAAAGCAATAACACCCAAGTGTaaggaataaaaggatacggatggctctcaagagcccttttccgttttgccatacttgatctcatttcattgaccctccgtcaatgtatatCAGGTAATcataccgtagactcctctttactccaattatccgtccacctcactttccccttaccgggcccgaacaccacacagtacagaattggtattactcgagtaaaccggaatctagggtctcatacccaaagattctcaaatacagtccccatggcttgtcaaatgtccccgaccaagtccttactggctcgagtccattgacttccaatgaggtagagctcaaAGTGAACAGTACAGATCCAGAGGTACAGTCAAGATCGGCATCCAAGCGACACCCAAATCAAATACAGTCAAGAGTATTCAAGTTATATCATA contains:
- the LOC113757272 gene encoding uncharacterized protein LOC113757272, with the protein product MIDIFAALHYSEERQVTFAVFQLEGAARSWWNVIRMKWDREQTPRTWVNFVRDFNAKYFPPLVQEKKEDEFIRLRQGTQSVAEYESQFTRLSKFAPELILTEQRRVRRFIQGLNVEIQKDLAVAQINIFSDAVEKALRVENARLQ